One window of the Shewanella khirikhana genome contains the following:
- a CDS encoding AAA family ATPase, translated as MLEKICSLVEEQYFSSGDFNGYPVYKLISELNVNADDMKSIIRDGIVKEILTVEIYANTHIKAFSDVPKEKMLECFDSEEFPANMCLYNHPNKLSESEHITKFAESPYQLELAKGKGQLDYMTFDLSVLEFYRNDPRYTYQTDFIHGSICITDEYFESSSVPEKDQIILKTFGFAYDDELNRYVAVFARYLANLSPEHQQIWKAKEISGNIKLHPDYYASSILGSWGTKMSIFEAFVQELELINKMSQLMGKPHLFHNSFVYDRPKEFGFLLRPTVSEFNSFMLLLDKMMSDNINKKFFENDVEVESEEERSDGKVVIRPKGTIQILAAWIDKFYQTPDPKHVDNMLAAFRKVRKLRQKPAHKVNIDSFDQKLFKEQRKIIIKAYDAVRTLRLMLSNHPAVRVNPPEISDRLYKGDIWDI; from the coding sequence ATGTTGGAAAAAATATGCTCTTTAGTAGAAGAGCAGTATTTCTCATCTGGAGATTTTAACGGCTACCCGGTGTATAAGTTGATATCTGAGCTAAATGTGAATGCAGATGATATGAAGTCGATTATTCGAGATGGTATTGTAAAAGAAATTCTGACTGTAGAGATTTATGCAAACACTCATATAAAAGCATTTTCGGATGTACCAAAAGAAAAAATGCTCGAGTGTTTTGACTCCGAAGAATTTCCTGCAAATATGTGTCTATATAATCACCCCAATAAATTGTCAGAAAGTGAGCATATTACTAAGTTTGCTGAATCACCATATCAACTAGAATTAGCGAAAGGTAAGGGTCAATTAGATTATATGACTTTCGATCTTTCCGTTCTTGAATTTTATCGAAATGACCCTAGGTATACTTATCAAACCGATTTTATTCATGGTTCAATCTGCATAACAGATGAATATTTCGAGTCATCATCTGTACCTGAAAAAGACCAAATTATTCTGAAAACATTTGGCTTTGCATATGACGATGAACTAAATAGATATGTTGCTGTTTTTGCGAGGTATTTGGCTAATTTATCTCCTGAGCACCAGCAAATTTGGAAAGCAAAGGAGATTAGTGGAAACATCAAACTACACCCTGATTACTATGCGAGCAGTATACTTGGTTCTTGGGGTACCAAAATGTCAATTTTTGAGGCGTTTGTTCAAGAGCTTGAGTTAATAAATAAAATGAGCCAACTAATGGGTAAACCGCATCTATTTCACAATAGCTTTGTTTATGATCGTCCAAAAGAGTTTGGCTTCTTGTTGAGGCCTACAGTTTCTGAATTTAATTCGTTTATGCTCCTATTAGATAAAATGATGTCCGACAACATAAACAAAAAATTCTTTGAAAATGACGTTGAAGTTGAGTCTGAAGAAGAGAGAAGTGACGGTAAAGTGGTTATCAGGCCAAAAGGAACTATACAAATACTGGCTGCTTGGATCGATAAGTTTTACCAAACACCAGATCCCAAGCATGTCGATAACATGCTTGCAGCCTTCCGAAAGGTTAGAAAACTGAGGCAGAAACCCGCGCATAAAGTGAACATTGACTCGTTTGACCAGAAGTTATTCAAAGAGCAACGTAAGATTATAATCAAGGCGTATGATGCAGTTAGAACTTTAAGGCTGATGTTATCAAACCACCCTGCTGTAAGAGTTAACCCTCCTGAAATTAGCGATAGATTGTATAAAGGAGATATATGGGATATTTAG
- a CDS encoding alpha/beta fold hydrolase yields the protein MKKHLALGILGLIATMAILYAVTPVSTLYQYLIATERSIAHLEVKRLNVDELEIEYLRGGSGPTLVLLHGFGADKDNWSRIARYLVDDFDVIAIDLPGFGNSTKDISLNYDVGSQVARLKRITDVLGLDTFSLAGSSMGGYIAGNFAAKYPEAVKNLWLISPLGVEGAQASEMFIATQHGAAPVVLPRTEAEFSALLDALFVAAPFIPSPIVSYLSAKAVESVELNSKIFEQIHRMRDGKPHPDAPLDTVLTHYTGPVLITWGDKDRVLHVSGAAVLKGVVPQARVNILANVGHLPMVESPDVTADAFLAFAAASQANN from the coding sequence GTGAAAAAACATCTGGCTTTGGGAATACTTGGGCTAATTGCAACAATGGCGATTCTGTATGCCGTTACGCCGGTTTCAACCTTGTATCAATACCTGATTGCGACCGAGCGAAGCATCGCCCACCTTGAGGTGAAACGGCTCAATGTTGATGAACTGGAAATTGAATATCTTCGCGGCGGCAGTGGCCCCACACTTGTGCTGCTGCACGGTTTCGGCGCCGATAAGGACAATTGGAGCCGCATTGCGCGCTACCTGGTAGATGATTTTGATGTGATTGCGATTGACTTGCCGGGTTTTGGCAACAGTACCAAGGACATAAGCCTTAACTATGATGTCGGCTCGCAGGTGGCACGGCTTAAGCGGATAACCGATGTCTTAGGTTTAGATACGTTTAGTCTCGCCGGCAGTTCCATGGGCGGATACATTGCCGGGAACTTCGCTGCGAAGTATCCTGAAGCCGTTAAAAACCTATGGCTTATCAGCCCTTTGGGTGTAGAGGGTGCCCAAGCCAGCGAAATGTTTATCGCCACTCAACATGGCGCAGCCCCCGTTGTTTTACCCCGAACCGAGGCCGAGTTTTCAGCCTTGCTCGATGCCTTGTTTGTCGCAGCGCCTTTCATCCCTTCACCTATTGTCAGTTACCTGTCTGCCAAGGCGGTTGAGAGCGTCGAACTGAACAGCAAAATTTTTGAACAAATTCATAGGATGAGAGACGGCAAACCTCATCCCGATGCACCACTCGACACAGTGTTAACGCATTACACTGGCCCTGTGCTGATCACCTGGGGCGATAAAGACAGAGTGCTGCATGTGTCGGGCGCTGCTGTGCTAAAGGGTGTTGTGCCGCAGGCAAGAGTGAATATCCTCGCCAATGTGGGGCATTTGCCGATGGTCGAATCCCCTGACGTGACTGCTGATGCCTTCCTTGCATTCGCAGCAGCCAGCCAAGCCAATAATTGA